One window of the Pantoea cypripedii genome contains the following:
- the fhuB gene encoding Fe(3+)-hydroxamate ABC transporter permease FhuB — MMTRHPALLCTLLFAIAMLLSLQQLSQQLAWPDIWQALHGSANPSLAQQIFSQMWLPRQGMALLCGLALGFTGVVMQQALRNPLAEPLTLGIASGATLALSLASLAGPAWLLAGREWIALSGALLAFAVVFLLSLRQGFTPLALTLAGMLVNLYCGSVNLLLTIIYDRSLAAVFIWGGGALTQQNASPFWWLLPRVLMAALPVLLILRPLRLLALDERVTHSIGMPAGLVRGIALLSALVISSLVISVVGVIGFIGLAAPHLAMLAGAKHLRQKLIWSPLLAAGLLWLTDQGVSRLNGIGGLLLPTGMMTALAGGPLLLWFLPRLRHIFQPDVSEPAQIPFPTHRNILLPVIALFFLLLAVSLDFARGITGWHWNSLAELHALLPFRLPRLLAALSAGVLLAAAGVIIQRVSRNPMASPELLGIGAGASLGITVQLLLWPLGGIVLMLASSAIGALLTLALTLWQARHYALNPQRMLLSGLAITALFQSVAAIVMSNNGMAAAMLRQLMTGSTYYVNASTAAIALVLALLLLALTPLLRRALLLLPLHPVSPSLGLNVTRARLLLMVLAAAMTGVATLIVGPLSFIGLLGPQLARQLGARRPLGQLILAVLIAAVLMMLADWAGSNLLYPRQIPAGLMATLIGGPWLALLLWRPLNSTNS; from the coding sequence ATGATGACACGCCATCCTGCCCTGCTCTGTACCCTGCTGTTCGCCATAGCGATGCTCCTCAGCCTGCAACAACTCAGCCAGCAGCTGGCATGGCCGGATATCTGGCAGGCGCTGCACGGCTCAGCCAATCCCAGCCTGGCGCAACAGATCTTTAGCCAGATGTGGTTACCGCGCCAGGGGATGGCGTTGCTGTGCGGGCTGGCGCTGGGTTTTACCGGCGTGGTAATGCAGCAGGCGCTGCGCAATCCTCTGGCGGAGCCCTTGACGCTGGGTATCGCTTCCGGTGCCACGCTGGCGCTGTCACTCGCGTCCCTGGCTGGCCCGGCGTGGCTGCTGGCCGGACGTGAATGGATCGCGCTGAGCGGCGCATTGCTGGCCTTTGCGGTGGTGTTTCTGCTGAGTTTGCGTCAGGGTTTTACCCCGCTGGCACTGACGCTGGCGGGCATGCTGGTCAATCTGTACTGCGGCTCCGTCAATCTGCTGCTGACGATCATCTATGACCGTTCGCTGGCGGCGGTATTTATCTGGGGCGGCGGTGCGCTAACCCAGCAAAATGCCAGCCCGTTTTGGTGGCTCCTGCCGCGAGTACTGATGGCCGCCTTACCGGTGCTGCTGATCCTGCGGCCTCTGCGCCTGCTGGCGCTGGATGAGCGGGTAACCCATTCAATAGGCATGCCCGCCGGGCTGGTGCGGGGCATCGCCCTGCTGTCAGCGCTGGTGATCAGCAGCCTGGTGATCAGCGTGGTCGGCGTGATTGGTTTTATTGGCCTCGCGGCCCCGCATCTTGCGATGCTGGCGGGCGCAAAACATCTGCGCCAGAAACTGATTTGGTCGCCGTTGCTGGCTGCCGGGTTGCTGTGGCTGACCGATCAGGGCGTCAGCCGCCTGAATGGTATTGGTGGCTTGTTGCTGCCAACCGGTATGATGACGGCGCTGGCGGGTGGACCGTTGCTGTTGTGGTTTCTGCCCCGCCTGCGCCATATCTTTCAACCTGACGTCAGTGAACCCGCTCAGATACCCTTCCCCACCCATCGCAACATCCTGTTGCCGGTGATCGCGCTGTTTTTTCTGCTGCTGGCGGTGTCGCTCGATTTTGCACGCGGCATTACCGGCTGGCACTGGAACTCGCTGGCTGAACTCCATGCCCTGCTGCCGTTCCGCCTGCCACGTCTGCTGGCGGCACTGTCGGCAGGCGTGCTGCTGGCGGCGGCTGGCGTGATCATCCAGCGGGTCAGCCGTAATCCCATGGCCAGCCCGGAATTGCTGGGTATTGGCGCTGGCGCCTCACTGGGTATCACCGTACAACTGTTACTCTGGCCGCTGGGTGGCATCGTGCTGATGCTGGCCAGTAGCGCCATCGGCGCGTTGCTGACGCTGGCGCTCACGCTGTGGCAGGCGCGCCATTACGCTCTCAATCCGCAACGCATGTTATTAAGTGGCCTGGCGATTACCGCGCTATTTCAGTCCGTCGCGGCGATCGTGATGAGCAACAACGGCATGGCGGCAGCGATGCTGCGTCAGCTGATGACCGGCTCAACCTACTACGTCAACGCCAGTACGGCGGCAATCGCGCTGGTGCTGGCGCTGCTGTTACTGGCGCTGACCCCGCTATTGCGCCGCGCATTGCTGCTGTTACCACTGCATCCGGTATCGCCCTCACTGGGGCTTAACGTCACGCGGGCGCGCCTGCTGTTGATGGTGCTGGCGGCAGCGATGACGGGCGTGGCAACGTTGATCGTCGGCCCGTTGTCCTTTATCGGCCTGCTTGGGCCACAGCTGGCCCGGCAGCTGGGCGCACGCCGTCCGCTCGGGCAACTGATACTGGCGGTGCTGATTGCGGCAGTGCTGATGATGCTGGCTGACTGGGCAGGCAGCAATCTACTTTATCCACGACAAATTCCGGCCGGACTGATGGCAACGCTGATCGGCGGCCCATGGCTGGCGCTACTGCTGTGGCGTCCGTTGAATAGTACAAACTCATAG
- a CDS encoding type II toxin-antitoxin system RelE/ParE family toxin, whose protein sequence is MRMDNLLRLFVEWSYNKERKKSGITDFQLRQLAVELLADPKDGSLGGGVYKKRVALQAGTRGGARTIIIYHQ, encoded by the coding sequence ATGAGAATGGACAATCTGCTAAGGCTGTTTGTGGAATGGAGTTATAACAAGGAACGAAAAAAGTCCGGTATCACTGACTTTCAGTTACGTCAGCTTGCTGTTGAGTTGCTGGCTGATCCGAAAGATGGATCGCTGGGCGGTGGTGTGTATAAAAAGCGTGTTGCCTTGCAAGCAGGAACTCGTGGTGGCGCAAGGACAATTATCATTTATCATCAATGA
- a CDS encoding sodium:solute symporter family protein, producing the protein MKISAAEPHYLITFGMIGLFLAIMIAVLYATNRKSTSFSDYAVGGRSYGPWYIAMSYTNSWWPGATFTAFFALSVSGVIGFYGAVYSTLGVTAMYLMARRAWKWGQHFNLTTQPDLLGMRYNSPAVKRVASIIGIICVFPWVVMGIQALALLVEFASFGRWGVTTCLIAGVLLILVRQYWTVSMGMRGLIMTDMYQGIIAYGLGALVCVVLLFNGDHSFGQLSSLPPAMLQIPGAEGSHYGSWYMFSLIFTGVVGSMCWPMSFQRIYTASGIKAVKKGTLLTILLVGGFYAILMLFATAVSQDPNVQGNPQNGFFTALFDQGGPWLLALALVIVLAASIGHVDGCVQVCGTQFANDLATWNKPRSDRQLTVLAKSGMVVFIVAAALLAYFTFNYSRLQLLAQISYQGIIQLAVPLFFGIFSRFGNKQGALLGMMTGIIIAIVLTVFFPDDIPALGSLTSGIVGLAGNLLVFVACGVLVPVDAKEKARVEALFALAERPTQPLGKPVLN; encoded by the coding sequence ATGAAAATTAGCGCCGCAGAACCGCATTATTTAATTACCTTTGGCATGATCGGTTTATTTCTGGCGATCATGATTGCCGTACTCTATGCCACCAACCGTAAAAGCACCTCGTTCTCTGACTATGCGGTCGGCGGGCGCTCTTACGGTCCCTGGTATATCGCCATGAGTTACACCAACTCCTGGTGGCCGGGGGCGACCTTTACCGCGTTTTTTGCGCTCTCTGTCAGCGGCGTGATTGGCTTCTACGGCGCGGTGTACTCCACGCTCGGCGTCACCGCGATGTATCTGATGGCACGCCGTGCCTGGAAATGGGGTCAGCACTTTAACCTGACTACCCAGCCCGATTTGCTGGGGATGCGCTACAACAGCCCGGCGGTGAAACGTGTGGCATCGATCATTGGCATCATCTGCGTGTTTCCGTGGGTAGTGATGGGCATCCAGGCACTGGCATTGCTGGTGGAGTTCGCCAGCTTCGGTCGCTGGGGCGTCACCACCTGTCTGATCGCAGGGGTACTGCTGATTCTGGTACGCCAGTACTGGACGGTAAGTATGGGGATGCGCGGTCTGATCATGACCGATATGTACCAGGGCATTATCGCTTACGGCCTCGGCGCGCTGGTGTGTGTGGTGCTGTTGTTCAACGGCGATCACAGCTTCGGCCAACTGTCGTCGCTGCCGCCAGCGATGTTACAGATTCCGGGTGCGGAAGGTTCGCATTACGGTTCGTGGTATATGTTCAGCCTGATTTTCACCGGCGTGGTGGGGTCGATGTGCTGGCCGATGAGCTTCCAGCGTATCTACACCGCCAGCGGTATCAAGGCGGTGAAGAAGGGCACGTTGCTGACGATTCTGCTGGTGGGCGGTTTCTACGCCATCCTGATGTTGTTTGCTACGGCGGTCAGCCAGGATCCCAATGTGCAGGGCAATCCACAGAACGGTTTCTTCACCGCCCTGTTTGATCAGGGAGGCCCGTGGCTGCTGGCGTTAGCGCTGGTGATTGTGCTGGCGGCGAGCATCGGCCACGTCGATGGTTGTGTGCAGGTCTGCGGCACGCAATTCGCCAATGACCTTGCCACCTGGAATAAACCGCGCAGCGATCGTCAGTTAACGGTGCTGGCGAAATCGGGCATGGTGGTGTTTATTGTGGCAGCAGCACTGCTGGCGTATTTCACCTTTAACTATTCACGTTTGCAGTTGCTGGCGCAGATCTCCTATCAGGGGATTATCCAGCTGGCGGTGCCGCTGTTCTTTGGTATCTTCAGCCGCTTTGGCAATAAGCAAGGCGCACTGCTCGGCATGATGACCGGCATTATCATCGCCATCGTGCTGACGGTTTTCTTCCCTGATGACATTCCGGCACTTGGCTCGCTGACCAGCGGCATTGTCGGCCTGGCAGGTAACCTGCTGGTGTTTGTCGCCTGCGGCGTATTGGTGCCGGTGGATGCCAAAGAGAAAGCGCGGGTTGAAGCGTTGTTTGCGCTGGCGGAACGCCCTACGCAGCCACTGGGCAAACCGGTGCTGAATTAA
- a CDS encoding DeoR/GlpR family DNA-binding transcription regulator: MINQPRLDEIKRVLSHDKRVRVTELAQKFVVSEETIRRDLKYLEEQGVLRRVHGGAILPVPSEEQPLQIRSRIKPRAKVRMGQLASELVEEGMALFLDTGTSTLALAQQLTRFARLKIITNSLDIATLLTQQSENAVTLTPGRVRRNDNALIGPHTLDFARQFHYDIAFMGIGAVDRDNGFMDYEEPEALLRRVLSTHCRQSVILADEGKFGLRTFVNTLPFSAVDTLVTNAPPPAAFVASLENAHVNILHPGTAADDLTRLSGI, translated from the coding sequence ATGATCAATCAGCCGCGACTCGATGAGATCAAACGGGTACTGAGTCACGATAAACGTGTGCGCGTCACCGAACTGGCGCAGAAGTTTGTGGTATCGGAAGAGACCATCCGACGCGATTTGAAGTATCTGGAGGAGCAGGGGGTGCTGCGTCGGGTGCACGGCGGTGCAATTTTGCCCGTACCCAGCGAAGAGCAGCCGCTGCAAATTCGCAGCCGCATTAAACCGCGCGCCAAAGTGCGCATGGGACAGCTGGCGAGTGAACTGGTTGAGGAAGGGATGGCGCTGTTCCTTGATACCGGCACTTCGACGCTGGCGCTGGCGCAGCAGCTGACGCGTTTTGCGCGACTGAAGATTATTACTAATTCACTGGATATTGCCACGCTGCTGACGCAGCAGAGCGAGAATGCTGTGACGCTAACACCAGGGCGCGTCCGGCGAAACGATAACGCACTGATTGGCCCCCATACGCTGGATTTTGCCCGGCAGTTTCACTACGACATCGCTTTTATGGGCATTGGCGCGGTGGATCGGGACAACGGCTTTATGGACTACGAGGAGCCGGAGGCGTTATTACGACGCGTGCTGAGCACGCACTGCCGCCAGAGTGTGATTCTGGCGGATGAAGGCAAATTTGGACTGCGTACCTTTGTGAATACGCTGCCGTTCAGCGCGGTCGACACCTTAGTGACCAATGCGCCGCCACCGGCAGCTTTTGTAGCGAGTCTGGAGAACGCACATGTCAACATCCTCCATCCCGGTACTGCCGCGGATGACCTCACGCGACTATCAGGTATTTGA
- a CDS encoding helix-turn-helix domain-containing protein yields MIDQRILKMHALMKRQHELGTASDEDMAEADALLAEARRESNQNAMTGDRIRALRSREHLSQSQLAKYMYLSANSIQKWERGVAAPKGAALAILELIEKKGMGIFSELKPQ; encoded by the coding sequence ATGATTGATCAACGTATTCTCAAAATGCATGCTCTGATGAAACGGCAGCATGAGCTAGGCACCGCGTCCGATGAGGATATGGCAGAGGCCGATGCGCTTCTGGCTGAAGCCAGACGCGAATCAAATCAGAATGCAATGACTGGCGATCGTATTCGTGCCCTGCGCAGCCGTGAACATCTCAGTCAGAGCCAGCTGGCAAAATATATGTATCTTTCTGCCAACAGTATCCAGAAATGGGAACGTGGTGTTGCAGCGCCAAAAGGTGCAGCTCTGGCAATACTGGAGTTGATTGAAAAGAAAGGCATGGGTATTTTTTCTGAATTAAAGCCCCAATAA
- a CDS encoding choline/ethanolamine kinase family protein, whose translation MSKQPGQAVSWQEQRLEQAIAAMPGWQNKTIHYRPVSGGISNANWHVAVAGAPSAYFVKIPGEGTERFINRDTAHEASVKAAQTGYGVPVVAYLRELGVEIFEFIDGWRASSNLDFQQPAIRHRALHALKSFNDQPRLTENKTVFDMLNEHIEQVQGLKAPFSADAVWLHKQVQRAQQALEAAGLDSVPCMNDTLAGNFMLNASDEIRLVDFEYASNNDRCYELALWFGEMFFTPQIELELLEDYFGKVDNAIFARVQIHKYLADMKWSTWAIIQHQVADIDFDFSKYGRWKELRARSVLNHPDWENWLRAL comes from the coding sequence ATGAGTAAACAACCCGGACAAGCCGTAAGCTGGCAGGAGCAACGTCTGGAGCAGGCGATTGCTGCGATGCCTGGCTGGCAAAACAAAACCATTCACTATCGCCCGGTGAGCGGGGGGATTTCCAACGCGAACTGGCATGTGGCGGTTGCAGGTGCGCCCAGTGCCTACTTCGTCAAAATTCCCGGTGAAGGCACTGAGCGGTTTATCAATCGAGACACCGCACACGAGGCCAGCGTCAAGGCGGCACAAACCGGTTATGGCGTGCCGGTGGTGGCTTATCTGCGCGAGTTAGGGGTGGAGATTTTTGAGTTTATCGATGGCTGGCGCGCTTCATCTAACCTCGATTTTCAGCAACCGGCCATTCGCCACCGCGCGTTGCATGCGCTGAAAAGCTTTAATGACCAACCGCGACTGACCGAGAACAAAACGGTGTTCGATATGCTGAATGAACATATTGAACAGGTGCAGGGACTCAAGGCTCCCTTTTCGGCGGATGCGGTCTGGCTGCATAAGCAGGTGCAACGGGCGCAGCAGGCGCTGGAAGCGGCGGGGCTGGATAGCGTGCCCTGCATGAATGACACGCTGGCGGGGAATTTTATGCTGAATGCCAGTGATGAAATCCGCCTGGTTGATTTCGAGTATGCCTCGAATAATGACCGTTGTTATGAACTGGCGTTATGGTTTGGCGAAATGTTTTTCACACCACAAATTGAACTTGAATTGCTGGAGGATTATTTCGGTAAGGTGGATAACGCGATATTTGCCCGCGTGCAAATCCACAAATATCTGGCGGATATGAAGTGGTCCACCTGGGCGATTATTCAGCATCAGGTGGCGGATATTGATTTTGATTTCTCGAAGTATGGTCGCTGGAAAGAATTGCGCGCCCGCAGTGTATTAAATCATCCCGACTGGGAAAACTGGTTGCGCGCATTGTAA
- a CDS encoding DJ-1/PfpI family protein, whose amino-acid sequence MAMSTPFNIGLLLFPSLTQLDLTGPWEVFVRMPGVNNYLVWKDRQPVMSDRGLAIMPTATFADCPPLDLICIPGGPGQIALMEDDETLDFVRRMAEQAQWVTSVCTGSLVLGAAGLLQGYRATSHWGSLDQLSLFGATPVQERVVRDRNRITGAGVTSGIDFALTVAEELLGRAAAENIQLQMEYDPAPPFHSGSPRSASAERLTEAQQQIAEFIARRRVASEKAAGRLKR is encoded by the coding sequence ATGGCGATGTCCACCCCTTTCAATATTGGTCTGCTGCTTTTCCCCTCTCTGACGCAACTCGACCTTACCGGTCCGTGGGAAGTCTTCGTGCGGATGCCTGGCGTCAATAACTACCTGGTGTGGAAAGATCGCCAGCCAGTGATGTCAGACCGGGGTTTAGCCATCATGCCGACGGCGACCTTTGCAGATTGCCCACCGCTGGATCTGATCTGTATCCCCGGTGGTCCGGGCCAGATTGCGTTGATGGAAGATGACGAAACGCTGGATTTTGTGCGACGCATGGCGGAGCAGGCGCAGTGGGTGACCTCGGTGTGTACCGGCTCGTTGGTGCTGGGTGCGGCGGGATTGTTGCAGGGCTATCGCGCTACCTCCCATTGGGGATCGCTCGATCAATTGAGCTTGTTTGGGGCAACGCCAGTGCAGGAGCGGGTGGTGCGCGACCGTAACCGCATCACCGGTGCCGGGGTGACTTCCGGCATCGATTTTGCGCTGACGGTGGCGGAAGAATTGCTGGGCCGGGCAGCGGCGGAAAATATTCAGTTGCAGATGGAGTACGACCCGGCACCGCCGTTCCACAGCGGTTCACCGCGCAGCGCTTCAGCAGAGAGACTCACTGAAGCGCAGCAGCAGATCGCGGAATTTATCGCCCGCCGTCGGGTGGCGAGCGAAAAAGCGGCCGGGCGGCTTAAGCGTTAA
- a CDS encoding phosphotransferase, which produces MMTRLEQVLEAWQPGQRFVVEPGCAGVASPHRLATEWAGFRLESAGQRFYAKVLYDDQRTLLDVRRSAEISRQAGELGIAPALCHADEQAGVLIFAALDDDFRWAKLASFSDPAQFDALTRTLDRLHDAALPLPQPTRQQDMLRLRQQIGQANIALPEEMVWLGECVDLAWQALLAAPFTPVLIHGDPLASNWMVNSQGEWRLLDFDYAAQGDAWHDIATLIHEQLPTDDRWRDAIRAWRGECSEADVARCRLYALVDDYHWVLWGMLNGHISARGLEFAKLGQWMLLRCRQSARDPRFERWLTLTAEQSR; this is translated from the coding sequence ATGATGACGCGCTTAGAACAGGTTCTGGAAGCGTGGCAACCCGGCCAGCGTTTTGTTGTTGAACCGGGCTGCGCCGGGGTGGCATCACCACATCGGCTGGCGACGGAGTGGGCAGGCTTCCGGCTGGAGAGCGCCGGGCAGCGCTTTTACGCCAAAGTGTTATACGACGATCAACGCACGCTGCTGGATGTCCGCCGCAGTGCCGAAATCAGTCGTCAGGCCGGTGAGTTGGGCATTGCCCCTGCGCTGTGCCATGCCGATGAACAGGCTGGGGTGCTGATCTTCGCCGCGCTGGATGATGATTTTCGCTGGGCCAAACTGGCCAGCTTCAGCGACCCGGCGCAGTTCGACGCACTGACCCGCACCCTGGACCGATTGCACGATGCCGCGTTACCGCTGCCACAGCCTACGCGTCAGCAGGACATGCTGCGACTGCGCCAGCAAATCGGACAGGCGAACATTGCCTTGCCGGAAGAGATGGTATGGCTCGGTGAATGCGTGGATCTGGCCTGGCAGGCACTGCTGGCTGCGCCATTTACGCCGGTGCTGATTCACGGCGACCCGCTTGCCAGTAACTGGATGGTCAACAGTCAGGGTGAGTGGCGTTTGCTGGATTTTGATTACGCCGCGCAGGGGGATGCCTGGCACGATATCGCCACCTTAATTCATGAACAATTACCCACTGACGATCGCTGGCGCGATGCGATCCGCGCCTGGCGCGGAGAATGCAGCGAGGCCGATGTGGCACGCTGCCGCCTGTACGCGCTGGTGGATGATTACCACTGGGTGTTATGGGGCATGCTAAACGGTCACATCAGCGCGCGCGGGCTGGAGTTCGCCAAGCTCGGCCAGTGGATGTTGCTGCGCTGTCGTCAGAGCGCGCGCGATCCCCGATTCGAACGTTGGTTAACCCTGACAGCGGAGCAATCACGATGA
- a CDS encoding cyclic peptide export ABC transporter has protein sequence MAIYLMLLRTTGALFFVALGCSVVGGLSNAALLALINQGLNATDAQRLQLAWQFGLLALLMLGTRTLSQSLFMAMGQRSKAQLRRMLVQQVADARYADLELHGMPRALSILTQDLDQVVIFFVSLPAFVMSLAVIMGCMAYLGYLSVTVMGIAIVTVLIGSLGYSWVHRRALQLMRQSRQREETLTGDVNALFSGAKELRLHAARKQAFLHNRLFTTIEKVRVERTRGYVLYSLANIWASVFFFAFIGVVMFLLTRVLDLHGAVLSGFAMVFLYMIVPIESALSTLPSLTMTQVALKRINAMQLQLPPEQTHIDAAPQEFQRLELRDLTYHHGAAQGFQLGPISLQFTAGELVYLTGGNGSGKTTLARLITGLYQPDGGELLLDGVAITDASRARYRQLFSAVFNDFHLFDDLQGIDAARWNDEAQQLLEALQLNHKVTLQEGVFSTLALSTGQRKRLALLVAWLEDRPFYLFDEWAADQDPAFREVFYHQLLPALKARGKTVLVITHDDRYFHLADRCLKLELGQLLNA, from the coding sequence GTGGCGATTTACCTGATGTTACTGCGCACCACCGGTGCGCTATTTTTTGTGGCGCTAGGCTGTAGCGTGGTGGGTGGTTTAAGTAACGCCGCGCTGCTGGCCTTAATCAACCAGGGGCTGAACGCCACAGACGCGCAGCGCCTGCAACTGGCGTGGCAATTCGGCTTGCTGGCGCTGCTGATGCTCGGCACGCGAACGCTCAGTCAGTCGCTGTTTATGGCGATGGGCCAGCGCAGCAAAGCCCAGCTGCGACGCATGCTGGTGCAGCAGGTGGCGGATGCCCGCTACGCCGATCTGGAGCTACACGGCATGCCGCGCGCACTCAGCATCCTGACCCAGGACCTGGATCAGGTAGTGATCTTTTTCGTTTCGCTCCCGGCTTTTGTCATGTCGCTGGCGGTAATCATGGGCTGCATGGCCTATCTGGGTTATCTGTCTGTCACCGTGATGGGGATTGCGATTGTTACCGTGCTGATTGGCTCCCTCGGCTACAGCTGGGTGCATCGCCGTGCGTTGCAACTGATGCGCCAGTCGCGCCAGCGGGAAGAAACCCTGACCGGCGATGTCAACGCGCTATTCAGCGGGGCCAAGGAGTTACGCCTGCACGCCGCGCGCAAGCAGGCGTTTCTGCACAACCGGTTATTCACCACCATTGAGAAGGTGCGTGTCGAGCGCACACGCGGTTATGTGTTGTATTCCCTGGCGAATATCTGGGCCAGCGTTTTTTTCTTCGCGTTTATCGGTGTGGTGATGTTTCTGCTGACCCGGGTGCTGGACTTGCACGGTGCGGTGCTGTCGGGTTTCGCCATGGTGTTTCTTTATATGATTGTGCCGATTGAAAGCGCGCTATCCACCCTGCCCTCGCTGACCATGACCCAGGTTGCCCTGAAGCGCATCAATGCGATGCAGCTGCAATTGCCGCCCGAGCAAACCCACATCGACGCCGCCCCGCAGGAATTTCAGCGACTGGAGCTGCGCGATCTGACCTACCATCATGGCGCAGCGCAGGGTTTTCAGCTCGGACCGATTTCGCTGCAATTTACCGCTGGTGAACTGGTGTATCTCACCGGCGGTAATGGCAGCGGCAAAACCACGCTGGCCCGGCTGATTACCGGCTTATATCAACCGGATGGCGGCGAGTTGCTGCTGGATGGTGTTGCCATCACCGATGCCAGCCGCGCGCGTTATCGGCAGCTGTTCTCGGCGGTATTCAACGATTTTCACCTATTCGACGATCTGCAGGGGATTGATGCCGCCCGCTGGAATGATGAAGCGCAACAGCTACTCGAAGCATTGCAGCTTAACCACAAGGTCACGTTGCAGGAGGGGGTGTTCTCGACGCTGGCACTTTCTACCGGACAGCGTAAGCGGTTGGCGTTACTGGTGGCGTGGCTGGAAGATCGGCCATTTTATCTGTTTGACGAATGGGCTGCCGATCAGGACCCGGCGTTCCGCGAGGTGTTTTATCACCAGCTGCTGCCCGCGCTGAAAGCGCGTGGCAAAACCGTGCTGGTGATAACCCATGACGATCGCTATTTTCACCTCGCCGATCGCTGCCTGAAGCTGGAGCTGGGCCAGCTACTTAACGCTTAA
- a CDS encoding Zn-dependent hydrolase gives MSTSSIPVLPRMTSRDYQVFDALFATSSRIGATAAGGLHRLTASAEDQQVRDAFCTWLTQQGFDVKIDEIGNIFGLMTLRPGAPWLLCGSHLDSQPLGGRFDGAYGVTGAAATLAALARQLRDHPVDAQCNLAVVNWTNEEGARFQPSLIGSSVFTKAVTLDEALACTDADGITLASALAEIGYRGETLPALPLRAYLELHVEQGPHLELQGKQIGVVTETWAALKWQVTFRGEQNHTGPALMNRRRDALLAAAQTIVAVRAEADRHGEILHTSVGRLETTPNSPNVVTSEATVYIEFRSADEALLHQLRDSFSQQMQSIAQATATDVSLDRAQFRARQQLDAGLAQRALQQANRLGLSAMPLRSVAGHDAISLSYHCPSSLLFVPSAGGLSHNEREFTATEDLHRGLDLLMALLSDLILQPVPEETA, from the coding sequence ATGTCAACATCCTCCATCCCGGTACTGCCGCGGATGACCTCACGCGACTATCAGGTATTTGATGCGCTGTTTGCCACCAGCAGCCGCATCGGTGCCACGGCAGCGGGCGGTTTGCATCGTCTGACGGCCAGCGCCGAAGATCAACAGGTGCGCGATGCTTTTTGCACCTGGCTGACCCAGCAGGGTTTTGACGTCAAGATTGATGAAATCGGTAATATTTTTGGTCTGATGACGCTGCGTCCGGGGGCACCGTGGCTGCTGTGCGGATCGCATCTCGACAGCCAGCCGCTCGGTGGCCGTTTCGATGGTGCTTACGGCGTCACCGGTGCCGCCGCCACGCTTGCCGCGCTGGCGCGGCAGTTGCGGGACCATCCCGTTGATGCGCAATGCAACCTGGCGGTGGTCAACTGGACCAATGAGGAAGGCGCGCGTTTTCAGCCGAGCCTGATTGGCAGCTCGGTCTTCACCAAAGCGGTCACGCTGGATGAGGCGCTGGCCTGTACCGATGCCGATGGCATTACGCTGGCTAGCGCGCTGGCAGAAATTGGCTATCGCGGTGAAACATTACCAGCCTTGCCGTTGCGCGCTTACCTTGAACTGCATGTGGAGCAGGGGCCGCACCTTGAGCTTCAGGGCAAACAAATTGGCGTGGTGACAGAAACCTGGGCGGCACTGAAATGGCAGGTGACGTTTCGCGGTGAGCAAAACCACACCGGACCGGCGTTGATGAACCGGCGTCGTGATGCGTTGCTGGCGGCGGCACAGACCATCGTTGCGGTGCGTGCTGAGGCCGATCGTCACGGGGAAATTCTTCACACCTCAGTGGGGCGTCTCGAAACTACCCCCAATTCTCCCAACGTGGTGACCTCGGAAGCCACGGTGTACATCGAATTTCGCTCTGCTGATGAGGCTTTGTTGCATCAATTACGCGACAGCTTCAGCCAGCAGATGCAATCGATTGCTCAGGCTACTGCTACCGATGTCAGCCTCGATCGGGCGCAATTCCGTGCGCGGCAACAGCTGGATGCCGGGCTGGCACAACGCGCGCTACAGCAGGCTAATCGCCTTGGCCTGAGCGCCATGCCGCTGCGTAGCGTCGCCGGGCATGATGCCATCAGCCTCAGTTATCACTGTCCCAGCTCGCTGCTGTTTGTCCCGAGTGCGGGTGGGTTGTCCCATAACGAGCGTGAATTTACCGCCACTGAGGATCTGCATCGTGGCTTGGATCTGCTGATGGCGCTTTTGAGTGATCTCATCCTGCAACCCGTTCCGGAGGAAACCGCATGA